Proteins encoded by one window of Lathyrus oleraceus cultivar Zhongwan6 chromosome 1, CAAS_Psat_ZW6_1.0, whole genome shotgun sequence:
- the LOC127080404 gene encoding heat stress transcription factor A-4c isoform X1: MEQDQISLNSLPPFLCKIYMMVNDPTTNAIISWSSTNRSFIVWDDLEFSKDLLPRFFRHNNFSSFIRQLNTYGFRKIGQKQWEFSNDDFVRDQPDLMKNISRRKPVFSHSASSGSGAGVAAAAPLTESERRNFKAQIEKFRDEKKQLVMERQRHQEEWNQNEMHVNYSKDRLQQLELNNQSLLSSVGQVLQKSVEEASLLPSTVNTGTKRSYLGNCPYNNLASIELPKETSEGLTRANAESASVLGTNMEILDQLDSSLTFWENLVKEVTDTSYETGSNLGFNDSLNRAQLDFEVQPESSGYEMNSLLDLVVVPDPDPVELELDDIFIYDPDVPEPAVVAFPDPVALETVVTVVPDSATPKEQRLGTIPGTNEFNSPFWQRYLVEDPYEYESENPRKIAKYCWSIRDRKKPQIYRADKKLSEK; encoded by the exons ATGGAGCAAGATCAAATTAGTTTAAACTCTCTACCTCCTTTTTTGTGTAAGATTTATATGATGGTCAATGATCCTACAACTAATGCCATTATTTCATGGAGTTCTACAAATAGGAGTTTCATTGTTTGGGACGACCTTGAATTTTCGAAGGATTTGTTGCCTAGATTTTTTAGGCACAACAATTTCTCGAGTTTTATTAGACAGCTAAACACTTAT GGCTTTAGAAAGATTGGTCAAAAGCAATGGGAATTCTCAAATGATGATTTTGTAAGAGATCAACCAGATCTCATGAAAAATATCTCCAGGCGCAAACCTGTTTTTAGTCATTCTGCGTCTTCTGGCTCTGGTGCTGGTGTTGCTGCTGCTGCTCCGTTAACAGAATCAGAGCGGCGGAATTTCAAGGCTCAGATAGAAAAATTTAGAGATGAAAAAAAACAACTGGTTATGGAACGTCAGAGGCACCAAGAGGAGTGGAATCAGAATGAGATGCATGTGAATTACTCAAAGGATCGTTTGCAGCAATTGGAACTGAATAACCAAAGCTTGCTCTCTTCTGTTGGTCAAGTGCTGCAGAAATCTGTAGAAGAGGCAAGTCTCCTGCCATCTACGGTAAACACGGGGACAAAACGAAGTTATCTGGGAAATTGTCCCTATAACAATTTAGCAAGCATTGAACTTCCGAAGGAAACTTCGGAAGGGTTAACTAGAGCAAACGCTGAGAGTGCGTCCGTTCTTGGTACAAACATGGAAATATTAGATCAGTTGGACTCATCATTGACGTTTTGGGAGAATCTTGTAAAGGAAGTTACCGACACGTCTTATGAAACTGGTTCAAACTTGGGCTTTAATGATTCTTTGAATCGTGCACAACTAGATTTTGAAGTTCAGCCCGAGTCATCAGGATACGAAATGAACTCTCTATTAGATTTAGTCGTTGTTCCCGATCCTGATCCAGTTGAACTCGAGTTAGATGATATCTTCATTTATGATCCTGATGTACCAGAGCCAGCTGTTGTCGCATTTCCTGATCCAGTTGCACTTGAGACGGTTGTTACCGTTGTTCCCGACTCGGCTACACCGAAAGAACAACGTCTCGGAACAATCCCGGGTACTAATGAATTTAATTCACCATTTTGGCAAAGATACTTAGTGGAAGATCCTTATGAGTATGAATCGGAAAATCCCCGTAAAATTGCCAAATATTGCTGGAGCATCCGGGATCGAAAAAAACCTCAAATTTATCGAGCAGACAAAAAGCTTAGTGAAAAATGA